One genomic window of Corticium candelabrum chromosome 9, ooCorCand1.1, whole genome shotgun sequence includes the following:
- the LOC134185070 gene encoding kelch-like protein 8 — protein MARAFEINRYKHSAKLLHLINEFRKDGRLCDVILKVGTMEISTHRAVLAASSPYFRAMFTTNMAEATQDVVTMKDIDPDVLDRIVEFIYTGHLDVTVDNVQDLLAAASLIQLESVQEICCEFLKEHLEPANCLGIRNFAEANGCTQLTEAVDVFARERFVDVYCGDEFLSHPCEHLISLISSDELNVTNEKEVYLAVIRWVKHDPKHRAANLPELLRHIRLPVLPTDFLIEHVDCEELIRSKMECRDIVDEAKRYHLVKGLRQLKDVPPQAYPRKSCVGKLFAVGGKESSESITRSVECYNNRSNSWSREPDMIVRRQQLGVGVLKERLYAVGGSDGSMRLSSVECYDPGNSSWAFVAPMNTSRSGVGVGVLGGAMYASGGYDGRTCLNTVERYDIEVNVWSYIAPMTTRRSFPGVSVLNDKLFVVGGNDGSAFLCVAECYDPHLNRWTLLPPLNEPRAGIGTAVLSGRLYVAGGNNGTVRLSSVESYDPNVGRWELMAPMNSARDGVCVATIGHDLVALGGINGPAYLKTVERYDPRANQWELITNMEICRAAAGVAVLENS, from the exons ATGGCAAGGGCGTTCGAGATCAATCGCTACAAACACAGCGCCAAGCTTCTCCATCTTATCAACGAATTCCGAAAGGACGGCCGACTCTGCGACGTCATCCTCAAGGTCGGCACGATGGAAATCTCCACACACCGCGCCGTCCTTGCCGCCAGCAGTCCCTATTTCCGCGCCATGTTCACCACCAACATGGCAGAAGCCACGCAAGACGTCGTCACGATGAAAGACATCGACCCCGACGTCCTAGACCGAATCGTGGAGTTCATATATACGGGACATCTGGACGTCACAGTCGACAACGTCCAAGACCTTCTCGCCGCAGCCTCACTCATACAACTAGAATCAGTACAAGAAATATGTTGCGAATTTTTAAAAGAACATTTAGAGCCGGCCAACTGCTTAGGCATAAGAAATTTCGCAGAGGCGAATGGCTGCACGCAATTGACTGAAGCGGTTGATGTGTTTGCGCGCGAGAGATTCGTTGATGTCTATTGTGGCGACGAGTTCCTCTCGCATCCGTGCGAGCACCTTATCTCGCTCATATCGAGCGATGAACTAAACGTTACGAACGAGAAAGAAGTCTATCTAGCCGTGATACGCTGG GTAAAACACGATCCCAAGCATCGTGCAGCCAACCTCCCCGAATTGCTTCGTCACATTCGCCTTCCCGTCTTGCCGACCGATTTCCTCATCGAACACGTCGATTGCGAGGAGCTGATACGAAGCAAGATGGAATGTCGAGACATCGTAGACGAAGCTAAACGATATCATCTCGTGAAAGGTTTGCGCCAGTTGAAAGATGTCCCACCACAGGCATATCCCAGGAAATCGTGCGTCGGGAAATTGTTTGCAGTCGGCGGGAAGGAATCGTCGGAAAGCATCACTCGTAGTGTAGAATGTTACAATAACAGATCGAATAGTTGGAGTCGTGAGCCGGACATGATTGTTCGTCGTCAGCAGCTCGGTGTTGGCGTATTGAAGGAACGGTTGTATGCCGTTGGAGGGTCGGATGGATCGATGAGGTTGAGTAGTGTGGAGTGTTACGATCCTGGGAATTCTAGTTGGGCATTCGTTGCGCCTATGAACACGAGTCGGTCGGGTGTCGGAGTTGGTGTGTTGGGAGGAGCCATGTATGCATCGG GTGGATATGATGGTCGAACTTGTCTCAATACAGTCGAGAGGTACGACATCGAGGTAAACGTGTGGAGTTATATTGCACCAATGACAACAAGGCGTAGCTTCCCTG GTGTTTCTGTGCTTAATGACAAGCTGTTTGTTGTGGGTGGTAATGACGGATCGGCATTCCTTTGTGTGGCAGAGTGTTATGATCCTCATTTGAACCGATGGACATTACTGCCGCCTCTAAATGAGCCGCGGGCAGGAATTGGGACGGCAGTGTTGT CTGGGAGACTGTACGTAGCCGGAGGCAATAACGGCACTGTCCGTCTCAGTTCCGTCGAATCCTACGACCCAAACGTCGGACGTTGGGAGCTAATGGCTCCTATGAATTCCGCACGCGACGGAGTATGCGTCGCCACCATCGGACACGACCTCGTAGCATTAGGAGGCATCAACGGTCCAGCATACCTGAAAACAGTCGAACGCTACGACCCAAGAGCGAATCAGTGGGAACTCATTACAAACATGGAAATATGTAGAGCGGCAGCCGGAGTGGCAGTGCTGGAAAACTCGTAG
- the LOC134185074 gene encoding N(G),N(G)-dimethylarginine dimethylaminohydrolase 1-like, translating into MSIGSRPFHYTRAIVRHIPDTLADNALRMNEPASPIDLERARQQHANYVCQLRQLVPDVLVLPGDDSQPDCVFVEDPVVVCGNVALVCRMAPESRRSEAAVLKAAVESLGLLTVEMTEPALMDGGDVLFTGREFFVGLSSRTNQDGVEFLASVFSQYKATSIRVLDSLHLKSLATMAGDDVIAIADNPAGRQTWKDISHLAAFQYTPLWIPDFGAANVVYINGCILHRSSREFPASAQVFKSLNCPTREVENSELSKVDGALTCCSVLIN; encoded by the exons ATGTCAATCGGCAGCAGGCCATTTCACTATACTAGAGCCATTGTGCGTCATATTCCTGACACACTGGCTGATAATGCACTGCGTATGAACGAGCCGGCGTCGCCTATCGACTTGGAAAGAGCTCGCCAGCAGCATGCGAATTATGTGTGTCAACTGAGGCAACTTGTGCCTGATGTGTTGGTGCTGCCTGGTGATGATAGTCAGCCTGATTGCGTGTTTGTCGAAGACCCGGTTGTTGTGTGTGGTAACGTTGCTTTGGTTTGTCGTATGGCGCCGGAGTCGAGGCGCAGTGAGGCTGCAGTGTTGAAGGCAGCGGTCGAGTCTCTCGGGTTGCTGACTGTCGAGATGACTGAGCCTGCATTGATGGATGGTGGTGATGTGCTGTTTACCGGGCGAGAGTTCTTTGTTGGGTTGAGCTCGAGAACGAATCAG GATGGTGTCGAATTCCTTGCTTCCGTCTTTTCACAATACAAAGCAACAAGCATCAGAGTTTTGGACTCCTTACATTTGAAGTCTCTAGCCACCATGGCAGGCGATGATGTCATCGCAATCGCAGACAATCCAgccggcagacagacatggaagGACATCAGTCACCTTGCAGCATTTCAGTACACGCCACTCTGGATTCCAGACTTTGGCGCGGCCAACGTCGTATACATAAATGGCTGCATCTTGCATCGTAGCAGTCGAGAATTCCCCGCCAGCGCACAGGTCTTCAAATCACTAAACTGTCCAACACGAGAGGTAGAGAACTCGGAGTTGTCAAAGGTTGACGGTGCACTCACATGCTGTAGTGTCCTAATTAACTAA
- the LOC134185071 gene encoding TNF receptor-associated factor 6-like, with product MAAEERGFDAVFAETVADRFLCPICFLVLREPKLTDCGHHFCANCFADLPSAPVEVPALGDESYISCPSCRARLTKSEIFSNNALKREILDLMIKCDRHEKGCEWVGELRYRETHEKKCEYVEETCENKCGIMVIRKEMKNHKARLCGRRVISCGYCSARMERMDLAAHHLTCLLYPVGCVYSCGQTLARGQMEDHTGRQGNCPNSILSCDFRDNGCQFEGKRHELLRHIDSNTANHLGLIAMELRTTKLKLEKTEQKLEKTEQKLEKTEQKLEKTEQKLEDSEQTLKKTEQKLAGTEGRLSEVESQLCEELIRRKYSLPPVLTASKFVHKWRIENWSEKVIQAKLEKPGENSIESSPFYVYPGYHLYLEVYPVDVIDANTFENYVGVYLFPSFGEFDERLVWPFPFSFDLAIIDQQLAGVNVVHRCSPPYKNALNLGTEMTGRGKPRFVSHKRLESHHYIKDDSIVCELTIHMKN from the coding sequence ATGGCGGCTGAGGAGAGAGGCTTCGATGCTGTGTTTGCTGAAACTGTCGCTGATAGATTTTTGTGCCCCATTTGCTTTCTAGTTTTACGAGAACCGAAACTCACAGATTGTGGCCATCACTTTTGTGCAAATTGTTTTGCAGACTTGCCAAGCGCACCCGTAGAAGTACCTGCACTAGGCGACGAGTCGTATATCTCTTGCCCTTCGTGTAGGGCGCGGTTGACGAAATCAGAGATTTTTTCCAACAATGCGCTGAAACGAGAGATACTGGATTTGATGATCAAATGTGATCGACATGAGAAAGGTTGTGAATGGGTTGGGGAGTTGAGATACAGAGAGACTCATGAGAAGAAATGTGAATATGTTGAAGAAACGTGTGAAAACAAGTGTGGAATAATGGTGATACGAAAGGAAATGAAAAATCACAAGGCAAGACTGTGTGGAAGGAGAGTCATTAGTTGTGGTTATTGCAGTGCCAGAATGGAAAGGATGGATCTTGCAGCTCATCACCTGACATGTCTTCTGTATCCTGTTGGCTGCGTCTACTCTTGTGGGCAAACGTTGGCAAGGGGTCAGATGGAAGATCACACTGGCAGGCAAGGAAATTGTCCAAACAGTATTCTTAGTTGTGATTTTAGAGATAATGGGTGTCAGTTTGAAGGAAAACGTCATGAACTGTTAAGGCACATTGATAGTAACACAGCTAACCATCTTGGTCTGATTGCGATGGAACTAAGAACAACCAAATTAAAGTTGGAGAAAACTGAACAGAAGTTGGAGAAAACTGAACAGAAGTTGGAGAAAACTGAACAGAAGTTGGAGAAAACTGAACAGAAGTTGGAGGATTCTGAACAGACTTTAAAGAAAACTGAACAGAAATTGGCAGGCACAGAAGGTAGACTGTCAGAGGTGGAATCACAGTTGTGTGAAGAATTGATCAGAAGGAAATATTCTCTTCCACCTGTTTTAACTGCTAGCAAGTTTGTGCACAAATGGAGAATAGAGAACTGGTCTGAGAAAGTCATACAAGCAAAATTAGAGAAACCAGGTGAAAATTCGATTGAGAGCAGTCCATTCTATGTATACCCTGGGTATCATCTGTATCTTGAAGTCTATCCAGTTGATGTTATTGATGCCAATACTTTTGAGAACTATGTtggtgtttatctgtttcCAAGTTTTGGAGAGTTTGATGAGAGGCTTGTTTGGCCTTTTCCATTTTCATTTGATCTTGCAATTATTGATCAACAACTAGCAGGAGTGAACGTTGTTCACCGGTGTTCACCTCCCTACAAGAATGCATTGAATCTTGGAACCGAAATGACGGGAAGGGGTAAGCCAAGGTTTGTCTCTCACAAACGTTTAGAGTCTCATCACTACATTAAGGACGACTCTATTGTTTGTGAACTGACTATTCATATGAAGAATTAG
- the LOC134184589 gene encoding RCC1-like G exchanging factor-like protein, translated as MSSCERIQSVDCGRCHALLLSSQGHVYSCGHNPFGQCGYSSYKDINKNIETSLMSPVDYIMESGMKRVDSLKERIVQVACGLDHSLFLDEKGVVYSCGWGADGQTGIGHYNDETIPQQVEGDLQGRRVKQIATSTDCSLALTSDGIVCGWGNSEYQQLGLDTTEMQVAVPSVISGKLFEKGRVVMVAAGGSFCLFLTSVGAVYSIGYGAGLGLGDEIQSTSIPKEIRFDMVQGQRIGQIHASVDYAAAVTNDGRLYVWGHNRHKQLGPYCDYLSDVWRPALVKLPYKIETVHLGIDSMSVTRRLTQ; from the coding sequence ATGTCATCCTGTGAACGCATCCAATCAGTCGACTGTGGGAGATGCCATGCTCTCCTCCTCTCCAGTCAAGGCCACGTCTACTCATGTGGTCACAACCCATTTGGTCAGTGCGGATATTCGAGCTACAAAgatataaacaaaaatatagaGACAAGTCTGATGTCTCCTGTTGATTATATAATGGAGTCTGGCATGAAAAGAGTAGACAGTCTGAAGGAAAGGATTGTACAGGTCGCTTGTGGTCTCGATCACAGTTTGTTTCTAGACGAGAAAGGAGTCGTGTATTCGTGTGGTTGGGGAGCAGATGGTCAGACGGGCATCGGACATTACAATGATGAGACGATACCACAACAGGTAGAAGGCGATCTGCAAGGAAGGAGGGTCAAACAGATTGCCACTTCGACTGATTGTAGTTTGGCTCTTACTAGTGACGGTATCGTATGTGGGTGGGGGAATTCAGAGTATCAGCAGTTGGGACTCGACACGACCGAAATGCAAGTCGCTGTTCCGAGTGTCATCTCAGGAAAATTATTTGAAAAAGGGAGAGTCGTAATGGTTGCTGCAGGTGgatcattttgtttgtttttaacaTCTGTTGGTGCAGTGTACTCCATAGGCTACGGAGCTGGACTTGGACTTGGCGATGAGATCCAGTCAACGTCTATACCTAAAGAAATTAGATTCGATATGGTGCAGGGTCAGAGAATAGGACAGATACATGCGAGTGTGGACTACGCTGCTGCTGTTACTAATGATGGACGTCTGTACGTTTGGGgtcacaacagacacaaacagttaGGTCCGTATTGTGATTACTTGAGTGACGTATGGAGACCAGCACTCGTGAAATTACCTTATAAAATAGAGACTGTTCATCTAGGCATCGACAGCATGTCTGTGACTAGACGGTTAACACAGTAG
- the LOC134183993 gene encoding COP9 signalosome complex subunit 2-like, whose amino-acid sequence MSDVDDDFMVDEEEDYDFDYSENSDSEPAVDLENQYYNSKALKEDDPQAAVASFQKVLELEGEKGEWGFKALKQMMKLNFRMGNNAEMMARYKQLLTYIKGAVTRNYSEKSINSILDYISTSQQMELLQEFYETTLEALRDAKNERLWFKTNTKLGKLYFDRGEFGRLARVLKQLHQSCKTEDGQDDLKKGTQLLEVYALEIQMYTAQKNNKKLKTLYGQSLQIKSAIPHPLIMGVIRECGGKMHLREAEYEKAHTDFFEAFKNYDESGSPRRTTCLKYLVLANMLMKSGINPFDSQEAKPYKNDPEILAMTNLVSAYQNDDINEFEKILRSNRRTIMEDPFIKEHIEDLLRNIRTQVLIKLIRPYTRIHIPFISRELNIDTEEVEALLVSCILDKAIHGRIDQAKQILLLDRKSQGAASYAALDKWTTQLQSLHAVVVSKVA is encoded by the exons ATGTCGGACGTCGACGATGATTTTATGGtcgatgaagaagaagactACGACTTC GATTACTCAGAAAACAGCGACAGCGAGCCTGCAGTTGATTTAGAGAATCAATATTACAACAGCAAGGCGCTCAAGGAAGATGATCCTCAAGCTGCAGTTGCCAGCTTTCAGAAG GTTTTGGAGCTGGAAGGGGAGAAAGGAGAGTGGGGCTTTAAGGCTCTAAAGCAGATGATGAAACTGAATTTTAGGATG GGAAACAATGCAGAGATGATGGCTCGTTACAAGCAATTGCTTACGTACATCAAG GGTGCTGTGACTCGTAATTACTCAGAGAAGTCGATCAACTCCATCCTAGATTACATCTCAACTTCACAACAAATGGAACTGCTGCAAGAGTTTTACGAGACGACACTGGAGGCCCTCAGAGATGCAAAGAATGAAAGACTTTGGTTTAAAACTAACACAAAA CTTGGAAAGTTGTATTTTGATCGTGGAGAGTTCGGTCGGCTGGCGAGAGTATTGAAACAGTTACATCAGTCATGCAAG ACTGAAGATGGACAAGACGATTTAAAGAAAGGCACTCAACTGCTAGAGGTCTACGCTCTCGAAATTCAAATGTACACGGCAcagaagaacaacaaaaaactAAAG ACATTATACGGGCAGTCACTTCAGATTAAGTCTGCTATTCCTCATCCTCTTATCATGGGCGTTATCAGAG AATGTGGCGGGAAGATGCATTTGCGGGAGGCAGAATATGAGAAAGCACACACAGATTTCTTTGAG GCATTCAAAAATTACGACGAGAGTGGAAGTCCAAG ACGTACAACTTGCTTAAAATACCTCGTACTTGCCAACATGTTAATGAAATCTGGAATCAACCCGTTCGACTCGCAAGAAGCAAAGCCGTACAAGAACGATCCAGAGATTCTAGCAATGACAAACTTAGTGAG TGCGTATCAAAATGATGATATCAACGAGTTTGAGAAAATCCTTCGGAGCAACAGACGAACAATAATGGAAGACCCGTTCATTAAGGAGCACATAGAAG ATCTTTTAAGGAACATTCGGACACAAGTGTTGATCAAACTGATCAGACCGTACACTAGAATACACATTCCATTCATTTCTCGA GAACTTAATATTGACACTGAAGAAGTGGAAGCCCTGCTGGTCTCTTGCATTCTAGACAA AGCAATTCATGGTCGTATTGATCAAGCAAAACAGATCTTGCTTCTTGACAGAAAATCACAAGGAGCTGCCAG TTATGCTGCTTTGGACAAATGGACGACTCAGTTACAGTCGTTACATGCTGTGGTTGTCAGCAAAGTTGCTTAA
- the LOC134185075 gene encoding large ribosomal subunit protein bL9-like has translation MSCCWFRRFLWCSQVRSLATRQESRPWKQKPNRDVKISVILAEDVVGLGRRGEEMEVKRGFARNYLIPGKKAVYYTEHNKKLFEEEKIVDGSQVLDSVTQKLVDYISKSVVKIERRDDPRGWALFRQHISMACRKQLRLHVPLDKVRLEKPLSSFGIHEVMIKVGNNIDTPIRVEVTPQGSRPAASQSATQHTTADKAA, from the exons ATGAGTTGCTGCTGGTTTAGGAGATTTCTGTGGTGCTCGCAG GTTCGTTCTTTGGCTACGCGGCAGGAATCTCGGCCGTGGAAGCAAAAGCCGAACAGAGACGTGAAGATATCGGTCATACTGGCGGAAGATGTCGTCG GATTGGgtaggagaggagaggagatgGAGGTGAAACGTGGCTTTGCGAGAAACTATTTGATTCCCGGCAAGAAGGCTGTGTATTACACAGAGCATAACAAGAAATTGTTTGAAGAAGAGAAG ATTGTCGATGGAAGCCAAGTACTTGACTCAGTCACTCAAAAG CTTGTAGACTACATTTCAAAGTCGGTAGTGAAGATTGAGCGTAGGGATGATCCAAGAGGTTGGGCTTTGTTTCGTCAGCACATCTCAATGGCATGCAGAAAACAG CTACGGTTGCACGTTCCATTGGATAAGGTACGACTAGAAAAGCCGTTGTCATCGTTTGGTATTCACGAGGTCATGATTAAG GTCGGCAACAACATCGACACTCCGATCCGAGTCGAAGTCACACCTCAAGGGTCACGTCCGGCTGCCTCTCAAtcagcaacacaacacacaacagcagACAAGGCAGCATAA
- the LOC134185073 gene encoding uncharacterized protein LOC134185073, with translation MLSTCVRHLRKVSSLSRLAKRTRTMSYVAVEKGSEYTSNYRIYYRDSKGAPLSPFHDIPLYANAEQTVLNMVVEVPRWSNAKMEINKTDKLNPIKQDYKKGKLRFVHNCFPHHGYIFNYGALPQTWEDPNHRDARTGCLGDNDPLDVLDIGSRVARRGEVRQVKTLGLMALIDEGETDWKIIAIDISDPESGNINDIPDVEKKMPGLLTAIHEWFKIYKIPAGSLANKFAFGGQAKDKAFADDVIRMTRESWQELIMGKVEGKGVSLANTTIQGSPFMITKEDAESVIAGADPHGPPGPIESIIVDKWHYVSKEDAAAVKDDD, from the coding sequence ATGTTATCCACGTGCGTCCGTCACCTTCGAAAAGTCTCGTCACTTTCAAGGCTGGCCAAGAGGACGAGAACGATGTCATACGTAGCAGTAGAGAAAGGCTCCGAGTACACGTCGAACTACCGCATTTACTACCGAGACTCGAAGGGGGCCCCCCTTTCACCATTCCACGACATCCCGCTCTACGCCAACGCTGAACAGACCGTACTCAACATGGTGGTCGAGGTGCCGAGGTGGTCCAACGCCAAAATGGAGATAAACAAGACGGACAAGCTCAACCCGATCAAGCAGGACTACAAGAAAGGAAAACTGCGTTTCGTCCACAATTGTTTCCCTCATCACGGGTATATCTTCAACTATGGCGCTCTGCCACAGACGTGGGAGGATCCGAATCATCGCGACGCGAGGACCGGTTGCCTGGGTGACAACGACCCACTGGATGTGTTGGATATCGGGTCTCGGGTGGCTAGACGTGGCGAGGTACGGCAAGTGAAGACGCTCGGTCTGATGGCGCTCATCGACGAGGGTGAAACCGATTGGAAGATCAttgctattgatatcagtgatCCTGAATCTGGGAATATTAATGATATCCCGGATGTTGAGAAGAAAATGCCCGGATTATTGACAGCAATCCACGAGTGGTTCAAGATATATAAAATACCAGCGGGTAGTCTTGCGAACAAGTTTGCGTTTGGAGGACAAGCGAAGGACAAGGCGTTCGCCGACGATGTCATACGGATGACGAGGGAGTCTTGGCAGGAGCTGATCATGGGGAAAGTCGAAGGGAAAGGCGTGTCTCTAGCAAACACGACAATACAAGGCAGTCCGTTTATGATCACGAAGGAGGACGCGGAGAGTGTGATTGCCGGCGCCGATCCGCACGGCCCACCCGGTCCGATTGAGTCCATTATCGTAGACAAATGGCATTatgttagcaaggaagacgcAGCCGCAGTAAAGGACGACGATTGA
- the LOC134184119 gene encoding uncharacterized protein LOC134184119, producing the protein MTEKKIGVFVVGMEASHMLVPVADTFEEFGKMTIADLKSKIHERIPEVETERMRLLFAGKQLEETRNGDIMTLADYNLQKNSTIQLVVRLPGGISFSTLKFRLQLTMSTERVPRPPLPEVEKQYRQSDISLKFTDKKCEITGDDDTPSPRALMSCGHAVDPNALTIWCRSLLDKMRWEFYCPAIVGGGTKQCKQQWPYEEVRRLALLNEAETKYFEAKMSEYAAKNYCDVKECPGCRSFVEREDLSNLRVKCIICTKKNNSMYEFCWNCDAEWSGPVTSAERCGKPGCQHPDLKKILDPPLVQLVSGKIQNVPSRRACPNCGYVVEHDTTGCKYMTCTRCRKEYCFACLDMKADCRKQSDWFSACSKRVAPVQTRIPVWKRTATSHSSTT; encoded by the exons ATGACAGAGAAAAAAATCGGTGTCTTTGTTGTTGGTATGGAGGCGAGCCATATGTTGGTACCGGTGGCTGATACGTTTGAAGAGTTTGGTAAAATGACTATTGCAGATTTGAAAAGCAAAATTCATGAACGCATACCTGAAGTGGAGACAGAGAGAATGCGATTACTATTTGCAGGAAAGCAATTGGAGGAAACAAGAAATGGCGACATCATGACGCTTGCAGACTACAACTTGCAGAAAAACTCGACGATACAGCTCGTGGTGCGCTTACCAGGTGGAATTTCTTTTTCGACTCTGAAATT CCGACTCCAGTTGACAATGAGTACTGAGCGTGTACCACGTCCTCCTTTGCCTGAGGTCGAGAAGCAATACCGGCAGTCTGATATTTCACTCAAGTTTACCGACAAAAAATGCGAAATCACTGGAGATGACGACACGCCATCTCCACGCGCTCTCATGTCGTGTGGACACGCTGTGGATCCCAATGCTTTGACTATTTGGTGCAGAAGTCTACTCGACAAAATGCGATGGGAATTTTACTGTCCTGCTATTGTAGGCGGGGGAACGAAGCAATGCAAACAGCAATGGCCGTACGAAGAGGTGAGACGTCTCGCTCTCCTGAACGAAGCTGAAACAAAGTATTTTGAAGCCAAAATGTCTGAGTACGCAGCCAAGAATTATTGTGATGTGAAAGAGTGTCCTGGATGTCGCTCGTTTGTTGAACGAGAAGATCTGTCAAACCTGAGGGTCAAGTGCATCATTTGTACGAAGAAAAACAACTCAATGTATGAATTCTGTTGGAATTGCGATGCCGAGTGGTCAGGACCGGTCACGTCGGCCGAACGATGTGGAAAACCTGGCTGTCAACATCCTGATCTAAAGAAGATACTCGATCCACCTCTAGTCCAGCTTGTAAGTGGCAAAATACAAAACGTGCCATCTCGCAGGGCTTGCCCCAATTGTGGATACGTGGTTGAACACGATACGACTGGCTGCAAGTACATGACATGTACACGGTGTCGCAAGGAGTATTGTTTTGCTTGTCTCGATATGAAAGCAGATTGTCGAAAGCAGAGCGACTGGTTTTCAGCTTGCAGCAAGAGGGTTGCTCCCGTTCAAACTCGAATTCCTGTATGGAAACGAACCGCAACTTCTCATTCCAGCACAACCTGA